From a region of the Cyprinus carpio isolate SPL01 chromosome B21, ASM1834038v1, whole genome shotgun sequence genome:
- the LOC109078247 gene encoding glutamine--fructose-6-phosphate aminotransferase [isomerizing] 2-like produces the protein MCGIFAYLNYRVPRTRGDIFQTLIKGLQRLEYRGYDSAGVAVDGSVKDHAASISLYKKTGKVKALDEEIYKNNSIDFEAELDTHFGIAHTRWATHGEPSPLNSHPHRSDKNNEFVVIHNGIITNYKELKKYLVSKGYDFESDTDTEVIPKLIKYLYDNRENDYVSFSTLVERVIQQLEGAFALVFKSIHFPGEAVATRRGSPLLIGVRSQYELSTEQIPVKYNCGNSRRDEQEKNLLNRRGSANALHSVHDRLAVEFYFASDASAIIEHTNKVIYLEDDDIAVVVEGKLYVHRIKRTAGEDPVRVIQTLQMELQQIMKGNFKAFMQKEIFEQPESVVNTMRGRICFDSNTVILGGLSDHLKEIKRCRRLIVIGCGTSYHAGVATRQILEELTELPVMVELASDFLDRITPVFRDDVCFFISQSGETADTLMALRYCKQRGALTVGVTNTVGSSICRETDCGVHINAGPEVGVASTKAYTSQFVSLIMFGLMMSEDRLSMQQRRLEIINGLKKLPELIKEVLALDDQIKSIADELHHQRSLLVMGRGYNYATCLEGALKIKEITYMHSEGILAGELKHGPLALIDHAY, from the exons ATGTGTG GAATTTTCGCCTACCTGAATTACAGAGTGCCGCGGACGAGGGGGGATATCTTTCAGACCCTCATAAAGGGACTTCAAAGGCTGGAGTACAGGGGTTATGACTCTGCAG GTGTTGCAGTAGATGGCTCAGTTAAAGATCATGCTGCTAGTATCAGCCTCTATAAGAAGACAGGGAAGGTGAAAGCGCTTGATGAAGAGATCTACA AGAACAACTCCATCGATTTCGAGGCAGAACTGGACACACACTTTGGCATTGCACACACTCGCTGGGCCACACATGGAGAGCCCAGTCCTCTCAACAGCCACCCTCACCGATCTGACAAGAACAATG AATTTGTTGTCATCCACAACGGCATCATCACAAATTACAAGGAGCTGAAGAAGTACCTG GTTTCCAAAGGCTACGATTTTGAGTCGGACACAGACACAGAGGTCATCCCTAAGTTGATCAAGTATCTCTACGACAACCGCGAGAACGATTATGTGTCCTTCTCCACCCTAGTGGAGCGCGTCATTCAGCAGCTGG AAGGGGCATTTGCTCTGGTTTTCAAAAGCATTCATTTCCCAGGAGAGGCCGTTGCCACCAG GAGGGGCAGCCCGCTGCTCATCGGTGTGCGCAGTCAGTATGAGCTTTCCACAGAGCAGATCCCTGTCAAGTACAACTGCG GTAATTCCAGGAGAGATGAACAGGAGAAAAACTTACTGAACCGAAGGGGCAGCGCCAATGCCTTGCACTCAGTCCATGACAGACTGGCGGTGGAGTTTTACTTTGCATCTGATGCCAG TGCCATTATTGAGCACACCAACAAGGTGATTTATCTGGAGGACGATGATATTGCTGTAGTGGTGGAGGGGAAGTTGTATGTGCATCGTATTAAGCGTACAGCAGGCGAAGACCCCGTCCGTGTCATTCAGACCCTACAGATGGAGCTCCAGCAGATCATGAAAG GTAACTTCAAGGCTTTCATGCAGAAGGAGATCTTTGAGCAGCCAGAATCTGTCGTCAACACCATGAGAGGCAGAATATGCTTTGACAGCAACACAG TTATTCTTGGTGGCCTTTCTGACCATCTAAAGGAGATCAAGAGATGCAGACGCTTGATTGTGATTGGCTGTGGAACCAGTTACCATGCAGGAGTGGCA ACACGACAGATCCTTGAAGAGTTGACTGAGCTTCCTGTTATGGTCGAGTTGGCCAGTGATTTCCTAGACCGCATCACACCCGTTTTCAGAGATGATGTCTGTTTCTTCATCAGCCAGTCAG GTGAGACAGCAGACACTCTGATGGCATTACGCTACTGTAAGCAGCGCGGGGCACTGACTGTGGGCGTCACCAACACTGTTGGCAGCTCCATCTGCAGGGAGACTGACTGTGGAGTTCACATCAATGCTGGGCCTGAGGTTGGAGTCGCCAGCACTAAG GCCTACACTAGTCAGTTTGTGTCTCTGATCATGTTTGGCCTGATGATGAGTGAAGACAGGCTTTCAATGCAGCAGAGAAGACTGGAGATCATCAACGGACTCAAAAAACTGCCAG AGCTGATCAAGGAAGTTCTGGCTCTTGATGACCAAATCAAAAGCATTGCAGATGAGCTCCACCATCAGAGGTCTCTATTGGTCATGGGTCGAGGCTATAACTATGCCACCTGCCTAGAGGGGGCACTG AAAATTAAAGAGATCACGTACATGCACTCAGAGGGCATTCTGGCTGGAGAGTTGAAGCACGGCCCATTGGCGTTGATTGACCATGCCTATTGA